One Gordonia pseudamarae genomic window, GGGTGACCGCGACGGTGCGGATCGCCACGTTCAGGTCGAGGTCGCCGCCCGGCCCGCACATCCCGATCGCACCGCAGTACACCCCGCGCGAGTGCTGTTCCCAGTCGGCCAGCAGTGACAGCGCCCGCAGCTTCGGGGTTCCGGTCACAGACGCGGGCGGGAACGTGGCCTCCAGCAGATCGGTTGTGCTGACGTGGCTTCCGACATCCGCGCGGACGGTCGACACCAGATGCCACACCCCGGGGGCGGGGGAGGTCCGGAGCAGGGCGGGCACGGTGACGCTGCCGATGTCGGCGACCCGGCCCAGATCGTTGCGGACGAGGTCGACGATCATCACGTTTTCGGCGATGTCCTTCACCGACGACGCCAGGGTGGCGGGGTCGCCGGATGCGGCGATGGTGCCCTTGATGGGCGCCGAGATCACCGCTCCGTCGGCGCGGCGCAGGAACGTCTCCGGTGAAAAGCTCGCCACTGAACCCCAATCACCTTGCAGAAAAGCGGATTTGGCCGGTGTTGTGGCAGCGGCGAGAAGTCGGTAGAAGTCCGCTGTACAGCCGTCGATCCGTCCGGTGAAGCGGGTGCACACACAGGCCTGGTAGACCTCGCCCGCCCGGATGGCCGCCAGGCAGGACTCGACGGCCGCCAGGTGGGGCTGCCGCTGTGGTGCGTGCCAGCTCACCCGCGGCGGTCGTGGCGGACCGAGTTGAGCGGCCGTGGTGAGGCAGTCCGAAATCCATGTCGGGCAAGGTGATCGGTCGATGCTGCGGTATTCCCAGCGGCCGTCGTGAAGCAGCAGGACGGCGTCGGTCTCACCGCCGGCGATCGCCGGCAACCCATCGTCTCCGGTCCCGGTGCCCCCGGTGTTGAGACCCCCCGTCGTGGGGTTGCCGGTCGCGTCGTCCTCGCCCGTGCCGGCGCGGGCGGCCGAGTAGTGGGGAAAACCGATGTAGCCGAACCAGAATCGGTCGGACACCGGTGGCGGCCGATGGCCGGCGACCAGGTCGATCGACGGCGCGATCACCGCATCGGCACCCCACCAGTCGCCCACCAGGGCGGCCGGCGGCGGCAGCCGATGTGCCCGGGTGTGGTCGAGCAACGCACCCAGAACGTCGAGCGGAGCAGGTGTCAAGACGTCTCGTAGCGGGGAAACACCGGAGACGGCTTGGGCAGCGGGGTACCGGGGACGAGCCGGGTGGTGACCGCGGCGAACCGCCGGTCTTCGCCGACCGCCAGCAGGTCGAGGATCGTGCCGCAGGAGGTGGGCAGCACCGGCTGCGCCAGCAACGCGACGATCCGCACCGTCTCGGCGCACACGTACAGCACGGTCGCGGTCCGGTCCACGTCGGACTTGGCCAGCTTCCACGGTTCCTGCGCCGAGATGTACCGGTTGGTGTCGGCCAGCACCGACCACAGCGACTCCAGGCCGAGATGGATGGCCTGTGCGTCGAAGTGTCCGCGTACCTGCTCGAGCAGTGCGTCCGCGGCGTCGAGCAGCACGCGGTCGGCGTCGGTGAACTCGCCCGGCCGCGGTACCGCACCGTCGAAGTACTTGCCGATCATCGACAGGGTGCGCTGGGCCAGGTTGCCGAATTCGTTGGCCAGATCGGCGTTGATCCGGCTGATCATCGCCTCCGCCGAATAGGACCCGTCCTGACCGTAGGACACCTCGCGCAGGAAGAAATAGCGCACCGGGTCGAGCCCGAACTGGTCGATCAGATTGCCCGGGTCCACCACATTGCCCACCGACTTGCTCATCTTTTCGCCCTTGTTGAACAAAAAGCCATGCGCGAACACGCGTTTGGGCAGGTCGATGCCCGCGCTGAGCAGGAAGGCCGGCCAGTACACGCAGTGGAAGCGGATGATGTCCTTGCCGATGATGTGCAGATCGGCCGGCCAGTACCTGCCGGTGGTCTCCGGATCGTCCGGGAAACCGGCACCGGTGAGGTAGTTGGTGAGCGCGTCCACCCACACGTACATGACATGACCGGGATGATCGGGCACCGGCACACCCCAGTCGAAGGTGGTCCGCGAGATCGACAGGTCGGTGAGCCCGCCCTTGACGAAGCTGATCACCTCGTTGCGGCGCACGTCGGGGCCGATGAACTCGGGATGCTCCTCGTACAGGGCGAGCAACCGATCCTGGTACGCCGAGAGCCGGAAGAAGTAGGTCTCCTCCTCGGTCCAGGTCAGCTTGTGCCCGTTGTCGGCGGCCACCCGGTCGCCGGCCTCGTCGACGGTGGTGTCGGCTTCGGCGTAGAAGACCTCGTCCCGGACGTCGTACCAGCCCGAATACTTGTCCAGATAGATATCGCCGGCGTCGGCCATCCGCCGCCAGATGGCCTCCGAGGCGCGTTTGTGGTCGTCGTCGGAGGTGCGGATGAACCGGTCGTAGGACGAACCCAGCCGATCCTGCAGTTCCTGGAATCTGTCGGAGTTGCGGGCGGCCAGCTCGGCGGTGGACACGCCCTCGGCCTGTGCGGTCTGCTGCATCTTCTGTCCGTGCACGTCCGTCCCGGTGAGGAAGCGGACGTCGAAGCCGTCGAGTCTCTTGAACCGCGCCAGTGCGTCGGCCGAGATGTACTCGTAGGCGTGGCCGATGTGCGGCACACCGTTGGGGTAGGCGATGGCGGTGGTCAGGTAGTACGGACGGCCGGCCCCATACAACTCGGGGCCGGCGGCCGCGGCGGTGTCTGCAGACATAATGTCGTCAGATTACCGACCCGTGCGGGCAGGTGCCTAACCATCACCGCCGCTCACACGCTGCGCTGGTACGGCTCGCAGCCGGGCGGCGCGTTCGGCGGGGTTCGGTGCTCGATCCCGGGGATGGTCATGGACACCGGCTGCTCGTGCAGGGTGAACTCCTCGCCGTGGTGGGCCAGCTCGATCGGCGGACCCGACAGCAGTCGATAGGTGGCGTGCTCCTTGTCGATGGCGACGACGATCTTGGAGTCACGCACCACCATCCTGAACGACAGGTAGGTGAGCCGGGTGGGCAGGCGCGGCGCGAAGGTGATGTTGCCGCCGAAATCGCGCATGCCGCCGAAACCGGCCACGCAATCGGTCCAGGCCCCGGCGAGCGCGGCGATGTGCAACCCGCTGCTGACATTGTTGTGCAGGTCGTGCAGGTCGGTGAACACCGATTCCGAGAGCAGGTCGTAGGCCAGGTCGAGATAGCCGACCTCCGCGGCGGTGACGGCCTCACAGCACGCCGACAGTGACGAGTCGCGCACGGTTATCGGATAGTAGTAGTCGAAGTTCTTGAGCTTCTGCTCGGCGCTGAACTCCTCTCCGAAGCTGTACATCGCGAACACCAGGTCGGCCTGCTTGACCACCTGCTTGCGGTACAGGTCGTAGTACGGATAGTTCAGCAGCAGTGGGTATTTGCCTACCGAAGCCTCGAAATCCCAGGCACCGAGCAGGGTGAACGATTCGCACTGCTGATGCACCCCGAGTGCCTCGTCGTACGGGATCGTCATCGCATCGGCGCATGACTCCCAGTGCGCCACTTCGGCATTGGTGACACCGAGCAGGCCGGCGATATCGGGTCGGCGGTGCACCACCTCGGCGGCGTCGCGCAGATTCTGCCGCGCAGCCAGATTGGTGAACACGTTGTTGTTGACGATGGCGGTGTACTCATCGGGTCCGGTCACCCCGTCGATCCGGAACCTGCCGTTGACGTCGTGGTGTCCGAGTCCGGCGAACAGTCGGGCGGTTTCCACGAGAAGCTCCACACCGCACTCGGTTTCGAACTTCTCGTCATGGGTGGCGCGCAGATAGCGGGCGGTGGCGTTGGCGATATCGGCGGACACGTGGACACCGGCGGTACCGGCGGGCCAGTAGCCCGAACATTCGTCGCCGTTGATGGAGCGCCACGGGAACATCGCCCCACGCTGGCCGAGTTCGGCGGCGCGGGCCTTGGCCTTGTCCATCGTCGCGTGCCGCCAGCGCAACTCCTCACCGGCCGCCGCGGGTGCGGTGTAGGTGAGCATCGGCAGGATGAAACTCTCGGTGTCCCAGAAGGTGTGACCGTCGTAACCGGGGCCGGTCAGGCCCTTGGCGGGGATGGCCCGGGACTGCCCGCGGGCCCCGGCCTGCAGCACATGGAACAGCGAGAACCGCACCGCCTGCTGGAGCTCGGCGTCGCCGTCGAGCTCGATATCGGCGTCCCGCCAGAAGTCATCGAGGTAGGCAACCTGCTCGGCTTTGAGCGCCGCCCATCCGGTTTCCATCGCCATCGCCAGCGCCGCGTCGACCTGGGCGCGCAGCGCGGGTACCGAACGCCGGGCCGACCAGCCGTAACCGATGTACTTGGTCAGCGACAACTTGGTGCCCTGCGGCACATTGGCGGCGGCCGTGAGCCGGGCCAGGTCACCGTCGGCGCGGATAAACGCGTCGAACTTGTCGGGGAAGTCGATCTCGTGATCCATCCCGGCGGCCATGTGCAGGTTGGAGTTCTTCGTGTGGTGCACCAGGATCGACCAGAAGTTGCGGCACGCCGCCAGATCCGGGACCAGCGGGGCGTCGAGCGCGGCGGCCAGTCGCGGATCATTGCCGGGGGTGGGCACGGGTTCGTTGGCGAGCAGGTCCGACTGGAGTACCAGCTTCATGTCCTCGCCGATCGGTTCCACCTCGTAGTGGATGGCCGCGATGGTGCGTTTGGTGAACGAGACGAGCCGCTCGGACTTGATGCGCACCGTGTGGCCGGTGGGCGAGGTCCACAGGGTGGACCGGCGCAGCGTTCCCGTGCGGAAATCGAGGGTGCGTTCGTGCTCCTCGGTACGCCCGTAGCGCAAGTCCATCGGCTCGTCCTCGACGAGCAGCCGGATGATCTTTCCGTCGGTCACATTCACCACGGTCTGCCCGGATTCTGGGTAGCCGTACCCGCTCTCGGCGTAGGGCAGACCGCGGCCCTCATAGAAGCCGTTGAGGTAGGTGCCCGGATGGTCGACCGGCTCACCCTCCTCGAAGGTGCCGCGCAGGCCGATGTGGCCGTTCGACAGGGCGAACAGGGTCTCGGTCTTCTTCAGCGCGTCGGTGTCCAGACCACTCCAGCGCAGGCGCCACGGGTGGACCTCGAAACCGTAGGCATGTTCGTGAACGGTCATGCGGTCACCAGCTCATCGAGGTCGGCGACGACGATGCTCGCGCCTGCCGCGCGCATCGCCTCGGTCTGTTCCCCGTCGTGCCGGTCGATCGCCACGATATAGCCGAAGTCGCCTGCGGCCGCGGCGGTTACCCCGGAAATGGCGTCCTCGAAGACGGCGGCGTGCGCGGGCTCGACCCCCATCAGCTGCGCACCGAGCAGGAACGAGTCGGGTGCCGGCTTTCCGTTGAGTCCACGGGCGACGACATCGAGCCCGTCGACGCGGACCTCGACATATCCGGACAGGTCGGCGGCCTCGAGCACGGCTTCTCCATTCTTCGATGAGGTGACCACGGCGATACGCAGTCCCGCATCGCGCGCGGCCGTCAGATAGCGGACCGAACCCGGATAGGGGGTGACCCCGTCGGAGGCCAGCGCGGCCAGGAACATCTCGTTCTTGCCGGTGCCGATCGCCTCGATCGTCGCCTCGTCGACGTCGGTGATACCGCGGGAGGCGAGGAAGGTGCGCACACCGTCGGCGCGGGGTCTGCCGTCGACGTGGTCGAGGTAGTCCTGCGCGGTGAACTCGGCGAATCCGTCCGGGTCACGTTCTCGCAGATACGCATCGAAGGCGCGTTTCCACGCGCCGCGGTGCAGCACCGCGGTGGACGTCAGCACCCCGTCGAGGTCGAAGAGTGCGACCGTAACTGTTTCTGGCAATCCCAACACCGGGCCAACGCTACCTGTCGTGCGCCGGTTCGGCGCGGGAAGCGCGCGGGACAAGCATTGGCAGAGGGTTCGGTCGGCCCGGCCGTGTCCGGACGACCGGGCGAGTGGGGAGCTTGCGACCTGCGAGCGAGGGAGGAAGCCGGGGCCTGAGAGGCCGACCGGGAACCGACCACGAGACACAGCATCAGGCCGGTGCGCGTTCGGCCCGGGACTGGTCGTCGAAGAACCCGATCGATTCGAGCTTGTCGATCAGCCGGTCGCGGGCATCCTCGAAACCGTTGTGGATCTCGGTGCGGATCGCCGCGGTGTCCCGGTGGTGCAAATAGCCGACCAGGCGACGATGGCTGGCCGCCGCCTGCGTGCGCCACTCTGGATCGCGGGTGTACAGCTCGTGCGGGTTGTACTTGCTCGCCGCGTGCACGAACCAGGCGAGCTTCTTGCTGTTGCCGGCCAGGTTGATCTCGCGGTGAAAGGCGAACTCGGTGCGCAGCACCCGCCGCTGGTCGCCCGCGGCCACGGCGTCCTCGAATTCGTCGACCAGGGCGGACAGGGTGGTCAGGTGCGCCGGCAGGTCGGGATTACCGACGGCGTTGGTGGCCAGCCGCGCCGACAGTTCGGCCTGCATCCAGAAGATGTCGACGATGTCGCCGCGCTCGAGCGGCTCCACGATGAAGCCGCGGTGCGGGGAGGATCGGACCAGTCCCTCGCCCCGCAGCGTCACCAACGCCTCACGTACCGGGGTGACGCTGCACCCCAGTGACGACGCCGTCTCGTCGAGCCGTACGAAATCGCCCGGCCTCAGGTCACCGGTCATGATTCGGTTGCGCAACACGGTGGCGACCTCGTCGGTCAACTGAGTGCGGCGAAGGCCCTGAGGTGTCATCTGTCAAACCGTCTATCTATCCGGTGCCGTGTTGTGGTGCCGGCGCTCTGGCGCCGTGGTGGGTGGACCACGTATCCTCTGATCAGACTATCGGCTTGTTGTGCTTGATCCGATGACGCAGGTCGCGCATCATCATCCGGCTGCCGCCGAACCGGATCGATTTGGGCAGGGCCTTGTTCACCGCGGAGACGAAGGTGAACAGGTGCTCGAACCGCCGCCGATCGTCGTCGGTCCACTCCAGACCGAGCTGCTCTCGGTACAGTGGCGGCAGGAATCCGGTGGTCAGAAAGCGCAGCAGGTTGACGAACGGCAACCGGAGGAGCGGGTTGATCATCTTCAGATCGATCAGATCGTTGAGGAAATCACATGTGGTGTCGTCGATGACGACGCGTTCGCAGCCGATGTTCCAGTAGTGGTCGAAGTCGGCGCGGGTGGCCGGCCACATCGAGTCCGGCACCTGCAGGGTGGTGCCCAGCGGTTTGGCCGACTGGTAGAACTCCTCCGCCTCCTCGGCGGTCATCATCCCGTGCAGGAGTTGATGGGAGTCCTCGAAGCCGACGAACAGGCATGCGGCGACCCACATCTGGAGCTCTTTGTTGAACGCGTTGTACTTCACCGGGCTTTCGGAATCCGAATGCACATGTCGGTGGGCGGTGTTCACGGCGTCCCGGAAGGCGTTACGCTCCTCCTCAGTGCCCAGTATGGCTACCGCCAGATACTGTGTGGTGGTGCGGGCCCGCTTCCACGGATGGTGCATCAGCGACCCCGACTCGACCTTCGACTCCATCACGCCGTAGGCCACCTCGGGCCAGCCGAGCTGCAGCACCACGTTGGCCGCCGAACCGGCGAACGACCAGAAGTCCAGGGCCTCGGTGATGTGGGCGGGCTTGCGGGCGTTGGTGATCCGGTGTTTGCGGGTCGTGATGCGAATTCGGGTGCGGGGGGTGGTCAGCTCGGCCTTGGTGGTCTTCAGATCCGGAAGATAGGGGGTGGGCATGGATTCTCCTCTACGCCATCGATTTCGGGGACATCAATTTCGGGGACATCAATTTCGGGTGGGCGAGCGTGCACCCGGTGGACGGGCGGGTGTGGGGTTGCCGATCAGATGGTTTCAACATTGTCGACGAGCCACTTACCGCCGGAGTGCTTGAGCGAAACCACCATTCGGTACGGCTGAGAGCGGCCGTCGGGCGAGACGACGTTCTTGGCCTGCTGGTCGATAAAGAGCATCACCGTCGCCGAGGAGTCGTCGATGGAGTCGACGGCGGCGTACGAGACCGTGGCGGTGGCCTCGCCCTTGCCGTTCTGCACGATCTGGGTCAGCGCCTGGACCATCTCATCATATTTCTTGGCGAAATCGGGAGTCGACATCGCCGCGATCGCCTCACGGTTCTTGTCCAGATTGCGGTAGTCGAAACTTGAGAGTTTGATCGCGTAATCGCGGGCGATCGTGGTGACCACGGCGCGGTCACCGTCCGAATTTCCCGAGTCGCCGACCGTGCTTCGGCCCGCCCAGAAGCAGCCGGCGGCCACGGCGCCCGTGAGCAGTGCGCCGAGGATACCGAGCAGGATCCGGTTCCGCCCGGATCTGCCCGGCGTTGTCGTGGCATTGGTGTCGGAGCCGCTCTGCTCGAGCTTGTCCTGCTTGGGGCGCACCGAAAACTGCTTACGTTGCGGAACTGCCTGTTTACGCAGCGGCGCCGTCCGTGCGGCCGTGGGCCGCTTATCGGCCATCGGGTCGGCCGCGGCGGAGGCCGCGTCCGGATTGTCGTTCGACTCGTTTCCCGTATCGTTCAGGGCGGGCGATTCGTCAGTTCCGGTAATCCCGGTTGTGGATGTCACTGTGTCAATTGCCATGTGATGCCCTTTCTTCGAGTGTGCGCCACCAGTCGAGCAACTCGGTGCCGTTGGGGATGAGTACGGGATCGTCGACGACGGCCGGTCCGGATGGTTGGCCGGGCGAGGTCCAGGTGGAGGTGCCCAGATCGTCGGGCCGTGGGGCGTTCACCGCGCCGCGTTGACCGTGGCCGTTGCCCGGCGGGCAGTAGCGGGCCAGGTTCGGTGCGGCGACGTCGAAGTCGCCGACGCTACTGCGGGGTTCGTCGTAGAACAGGCACACCGGGCCCTGGGTGGCGATCAGCGAGAAGTCGGCGCGACCGTTCTTGACGATCGATCGCAGGTCCTTCATGCCGCGGGGGATCGTCTTCAACCCGGTGGCCAGGGCCGGTTGCCGGTCGCTGATGATCGGTTCCACCACTGCGAGATTCGCCAGCACGCCACCGAAGGTGCCGCGGTACTTGTCGAACAGCGTGCGGGCGTGGTCGAGCCCCTTGGGCGAGCGGTCGAGCAGGTACACGAACACCGGTTGCTGGGCGTCGAGCTGATCGGTGAACGTGGCAGTGGTTTTCATGCCCCGTTCGAACGATTCGGTGCCATCGCTCATCGCGTCGAGCACGGTCAGCCATTCGTCGAACAGTCCGCGCAGCATCGGGGCGTTGCGCCGCACCAGCGACGCCAGTTGTGATCCGTTGGACAGCAACGTGGTCAGCGTCTTCTCGTTGGTGCCCAGCGCACTGTAGATCGCGTCGCCCACGATGGTCAGTTCGCCGTCTCCGATGCTGCGCAGTACCTTGGCGGCGTCGGCGATGATGGAGTCCATCTGCTGTGGCTGCCGGTCGGCGGGTGCGGAGATCGTGTCGCCGGTCGTCAGGTAGGGGCCGGTCGACGATTCCGGGATGATGTCGACGCTCTGGATGCCGGCCATCGTCGCCATGGTGACCTGCATGTACGAATCCCGGGGAATCCGGACGTTGCCGCGCAGCACCATGGTGATGTCGGCGGCCTTGCCGTCGGGGGAGAGGGTCACCTCGGACACGGTGCCCACGTCGACACCGCGGACGGTGACACCGGTGCCCCTGGTGAGACCGAACGCATCGCGCATCTGCGCCCGGAGCGTGATCTTGTCGCCGAATCCCTCGGGCCCAGCGATGAAGTTGATGCCGTAGGGGATCACGATCGCGGCGATCGCGAGAAAGATGACGAACTGCAGCGATCCGGTGGGCAGCCGTCTGTACCACGGGGTGGGCTTCATCGCGGGGCCTCCCCGGTGGTCGTCGTGCTGGTGCCCGGCCGTGTCTTCTCACGTGTGACACCCGTGTCGGACCGTGTCTTCTTGTCGGTTTTCGTGCGGCCGGCCGCCGGCTTGCGGCGGTCCTTCGCGAGTCCGCCGGTGACGAGGTCGCGTAGTTCGCCCATGTCGGGTGCGGGCTGCCCGGACAGGAACAGTCCACCGGTGAGGATCTTGTCGATGCTGCCGGGGATGTCGAGGCCACCGTCGAAGACGAGGTAGTCGCCGCGGATGGCGCTGGAAAAGTTCACCAGGAAACCGTTCATGTGCCGCAGCGTCCGTCCGACGTCGTCGTTGAAAGTGCCGAGCGCGTCGAGGACGGTACGGGCCTCGCCCACCAGATTGTTCAGTTCCGATCTTCTGCCACTGACGATCTGGTTCATAGTGGCGGCCAGGGTGGAGGTCTGCCGCATCAGCGCACCGATGCGCTCGCGCTGACCCGCCAGCACGGTGACGGCGTCGGGCACCTGGTCGAGAAAGTCGGTCACCAGCTGTTGCCGGGCGGCGAACAGGTCGCTCACATCGGCGGCCGCCGACAGGGCGGCGTTGAAATCCTCGGTGTGGATCGATGATCGGGCCAACAACCGGTTCAGGGTGTCGATCAGGTCACCCACCTTGTCGGACCGGTTGGCGAAGGCGTCGTTGAGGCTGGTGATCACCGACTGCAACTGGCCGATACCGCTGCCGCTCATCAGGTTTCCGAGTGCGGCGAGGGTACTTTCCACCTGTGGCCCGAGCGAGGTGTCCTGTGCGGAGATATGCGATCCCTGGTGCAGGGTGCCCTGCGGATGGTCCGGCTTGTTCAGTCGCAGGAACGGATTGCCCAGTGCCGAGGGAAGCTCCACCCTCAGCGTCGAGTTCTCAGGTGCCCGGACGGTCTCGTCGAGGGTCAGGGTCAGCCGGGCCTTGTTGTCGACCAGCGCGATATCGGTGACCCTGCCGATCACCTGCTGCCCCTGCCGGACGTCGGCGCCGGAGACGATGCCGTCGGCGGTGTCCACGTCGGCGGTGACGGTGAACGTGTCGCCGCCCACGCCGTGCATCGGCAGGTCCTGCAGACCGGTCGCACACGCGGACAGGCACATTCCGGCGGTCAGCGTCAGGGCGGACATGCGGGCGGCGCGCATCATCGGCCTCCTGGCTTATTGGGGAGCGCACCGCCGGAGATTGCCGAGACGATGCCGAGCGGGTCGGATGCCGATATCGGGAACGAGATGGGGTTGGTCAGCCCGGCGCCCACACAGATCGGCATCGGGAATTGATCGCAGAGCGGTTTGAGTGTCTTGAACTGGGTAAGCGTGGTGGACACGTTCAACCGGATCCGCCCCCGACGGTCGGGTCCGACTGCACCGGACAGGTTCTGCATCATCAGCGGAGCCAGGTCCATGAACTCGGCCAGGCCGGCCTTGTTGTCCACCAGCGTTTTTCCGAGCGTGTCGAGATTTTCGGCCACCACGCCCACGTCGCCCCCGTGCCGGAGCACGAAGTTGTTGATCTGATCGAAGACGGTCCGCAGATCGTTGATCGGCGTGGTGATGTCGGTGTCGGCCTCAGCCCACTTGTCCGACAGCACGCTCATCGACCGGATCAGCCCGTCGAGTGAAACCTGTTTGTTCCGGAACGTCGTCATCATCAGATCGAGACTGTCGATGAGGTCGTCGATGTCGTCGCCGCGGGCGCCGAAGACACCGGATGCGGACGCGAGAGTGTTCATGGCGGTACCGAATTCGGGGCCACGTCCCTCCCACGACTTGGCCGTCCGGGACAGTAGTGCGCCGAGACCTTCCGAACCGCCGCCGGTGCCGTCGGAGTCCGGCCCCGGCCCCATGACCTGGGTGAGTGTTTTGACGCTCTCCATCAGGTTGTCCCAGCTGATCGGGGAGTGGGTGCGGTTTTGCGGGATCACGCCACCGTCGGCGAACGTCTTGCCCGTGGTGTAGGCGGGACCGAGTTCGAGATGGCGGTCGCTGATCACCGACGGGTTGAGCACAAAGGCCTCCACCCCGGCCGGAAGGGTGACGTCGCGGCGCACCTTCATGGTGAGCCGGACATGATCACCGCGAGCGTCGACCTTGTCGATGTGGCCCACGGGCACTCCGAGCACGGTGACCGTGGACCCCTGGTACAGGCCGTTGACGAAGGCGAAATCGGCGTGCACGGTCCGGGTGTCGCCGCCGCGGCCGAAGACGTACCACGAGCCGGCGACGATGGCCCCGATCACCAGCAGGGCAGTGAA contains:
- a CDS encoding aminodeoxychorismate synthase component I, with amino-acid sequence MTPAPLDVLGALLDHTRAHRLPPPAALVGDWWGADAVIAPSIDLVAGHRPPPVSDRFWFGYIGFPHYSAARAGTGEDDATGNPTTGGLNTGGTGTGDDGLPAIAGGETDAVLLLHDGRWEYRSIDRSPCPTWISDCLTTAAQLGPPRPPRVSWHAPQRQPHLAAVESCLAAIRAGEVYQACVCTRFTGRIDGCTADFYRLLAAATTPAKSAFLQGDWGSVASFSPETFLRRADGAVISAPIKGTIAASGDPATLASSVKDIAENVMIVDLVRNDLGRVADIGSVTVPALLRTSPAPGVWHLVSTVRADVGSHVSTTDLLEATFPPASVTGTPKLRALSLLADWEQHSRGVYCGAIGMCGPGGDLDLNVAIRTVAVTPDGEAVLGVGGGITIDSDPAREWQECLDKAASIVSAFPHDDTGRSHPTR
- the metG gene encoding methionine--tRNA ligase — encoded protein: MSADTAAAAGPELYGAGRPYYLTTAIAYPNGVPHIGHAYEYISADALARFKRLDGFDVRFLTGTDVHGQKMQQTAQAEGVSTAELAARNSDRFQELQDRLGSSYDRFIRTSDDDHKRASEAIWRRMADAGDIYLDKYSGWYDVRDEVFYAEADTTVDEAGDRVAADNGHKLTWTEEETYFFRLSAYQDRLLALYEEHPEFIGPDVRRNEVISFVKGGLTDLSISRTTFDWGVPVPDHPGHVMYVWVDALTNYLTGAGFPDDPETTGRYWPADLHIIGKDIIRFHCVYWPAFLLSAGIDLPKRVFAHGFLFNKGEKMSKSVGNVVDPGNLIDQFGLDPVRYFFLREVSYGQDGSYSAEAMISRINADLANEFGNLAQRTLSMIGKYFDGAVPRPGEFTDADRVLLDAADALLEQVRGHFDAQAIHLGLESLWSVLADTNRYISAQEPWKLAKSDVDRTATVLYVCAETVRIVALLAQPVLPTSCGTILDLLAVGEDRRFAAVTTRLVPGTPLPKPSPVFPRYETS
- a CDS encoding glycoside hydrolase family 65 protein, whose product is MTVHEHAYGFEVHPWRLRWSGLDTDALKKTETLFALSNGHIGLRGTFEEGEPVDHPGTYLNGFYEGRGLPYAESGYGYPESGQTVVNVTDGKIIRLLVEDEPMDLRYGRTEEHERTLDFRTGTLRRSTLWTSPTGHTVRIKSERLVSFTKRTIAAIHYEVEPIGEDMKLVLQSDLLANEPVPTPGNDPRLAAALDAPLVPDLAACRNFWSILVHHTKNSNLHMAAGMDHEIDFPDKFDAFIRADGDLARLTAAANVPQGTKLSLTKYIGYGWSARRSVPALRAQVDAALAMAMETGWAALKAEQVAYLDDFWRDADIELDGDAELQQAVRFSLFHVLQAGARGQSRAIPAKGLTGPGYDGHTFWDTESFILPMLTYTAPAAAGEELRWRHATMDKAKARAAELGQRGAMFPWRSINGDECSGYWPAGTAGVHVSADIANATARYLRATHDEKFETECGVELLVETARLFAGLGHHDVNGRFRIDGVTGPDEYTAIVNNNVFTNLAARQNLRDAAEVVHRRPDIAGLLGVTNAEVAHWESCADAMTIPYDEALGVHQQCESFTLLGAWDFEASVGKYPLLLNYPYYDLYRKQVVKQADLVFAMYSFGEEFSAEQKLKNFDYYYPITVRDSSLSACCEAVTAAEVGYLDLAYDLLSESVFTDLHDLHNNVSSGLHIAALAGAWTDCVAGFGGMRDFGGNITFAPRLPTRLTYLSFRMVVRDSKIVVAIDKEHATYRLLSGPPIELAHHGEEFTLHEQPVSMTIPGIEHRTPPNAPPGCEPYQRSV
- a CDS encoding HAD family hydrolase yields the protein MLGLPETVTVALFDLDGVLTSTAVLHRGAWKRAFDAYLRERDPDGFAEFTAQDYLDHVDGRPRADGVRTFLASRGITDVDEATIEAIGTGKNEMFLAALASDGVTPYPGSVRYLTAARDAGLRIAVVTSSKNGEAVLEAADLSGYVEVRVDGLDVVARGLNGKPAPDSFLLGAQLMGVEPAHAAVFEDAISGVTAAAAGDFGYIVAIDRHDGEQTEAMRAAGASIVVADLDELVTA
- a CDS encoding GntR family transcriptional regulator; the protein is MTPQGLRRTQLTDEVATVLRNRIMTGDLRPGDFVRLDETASSLGCSVTPVREALVTLRGEGLVRSSPHRGFIVEPLERGDIVDIFWMQAELSARLATNAVGNPDLPAHLTTLSALVDEFEDAVAAGDQRRVLRTEFAFHREINLAGNSKKLAWFVHAASKYNPHELYTRDPEWRTQAAASHRRLVGYLHHRDTAAIRTEIHNGFEDARDRLIDKLESIGFFDDQSRAERAPA
- a CDS encoding oxygenase MpaB family protein, coding for MPTPYLPDLKTTKAELTTPRTRIRITTRKHRITNARKPAHITEALDFWSFAGSAANVVLQLGWPEVAYGVMESKVESGSLMHHPWKRARTTTQYLAVAILGTEEERNAFRDAVNTAHRHVHSDSESPVKYNAFNKELQMWVAACLFVGFEDSHQLLHGMMTAEEAEEFYQSAKPLGTTLQVPDSMWPATRADFDHYWNIGCERVVIDDTTCDFLNDLIDLKMINPLLRLPFVNLLRFLTTGFLPPLYREQLGLEWTDDDRRRFEHLFTFVSAVNKALPKSIRFGGSRMMMRDLRHRIKHNKPIV
- a CDS encoding MlaD family protein, encoding MKPTPWYRRLPTGSLQFVIFLAIAAIVIPYGINFIAGPEGFGDKITLRAQMRDAFGLTRGTGVTVRGVDVGTVSEVTLSPDGKAADITMVLRGNVRIPRDSYMQVTMATMAGIQSVDIIPESSTGPYLTTGDTISAPADRQPQQMDSIIADAAKVLRSIGDGELTIVGDAIYSALGTNEKTLTTLLSNGSQLASLVRRNAPMLRGLFDEWLTVLDAMSDGTESFERGMKTTATFTDQLDAQQPVFVYLLDRSPKGLDHARTLFDKYRGTFGGVLANLAVVEPIISDRQPALATGLKTIPRGMKDLRSIVKNGRADFSLIATQGPVCLFYDEPRSSVGDFDVAAPNLARYCPPGNGHGQRGAVNAPRPDDLGTSTWTSPGQPSGPAVVDDPVLIPNGTELLDWWRTLEERASHGN
- a CDS encoding MlaD family protein, which produces MMRAARMSALTLTAGMCLSACATGLQDLPMHGVGGDTFTVTADVDTADGIVSGADVRQGQQVIGRVTDIALVDNKARLTLTLDETVRAPENSTLRVELPSALGNPFLRLNKPDHPQGTLHQGSHISAQDTSLGPQVESTLAALGNLMSGSGIGQLQSVITSLNDAFANRSDKVGDLIDTLNRLLARSSIHTEDFNAALSAAADVSDLFAARQQLVTDFLDQVPDAVTVLAGQRERIGALMRQTSTLAATMNQIVSGRRSELNNLVGEARTVLDALGTFNDDVGRTLRHMNGFLVNFSSAIRGDYLVFDGGLDIPGSIDKILTGGLFLSGQPAPDMGELRDLVTGGLAKDRRKPAAGRTKTDKKTRSDTGVTREKTRPGTSTTTTGEAPR